TGACCAACGGCTAGAAAGATTCGCTACAACTTTAATTTCACTATTAGGAATTGTAATCAAACGCCCTTCGGCATCCCGCAGCTGAGTAATCCGCAGATTGAGATTTTCTACTAAGCCTCCCACATCGCCCACAACAATCACATCGCCCAAAGCATACTGGTCTTCAACGATGACGAGAAAGCCATTAATCGCATCTTTGATTAAACTTTGGGAAGCCAGAGATAAAGCCACACCAATTAAACCAGCACCGGCTAATAAGGGGACAATATCTATACCCAAGGAAATCAGGGCTAATAAGATACCAATTCCCAACCAAATCCCAGTAATGATACTTTTAGACACACCAGAAAATGTAGAAACTCTCAGTTCCATACGTCTGGAAGCTTCTGAGTTTAATAAAATACCACTGCTGATCAAAGTTGAGGTGAAGCGGTCAATCAGAGCATAGGTGAAACGAGTTGCAACATAAATTCCTAATATTACAACACCCAATCTTACAGGAATTTGGGCTGCCGAAAGAATCCCCAACTGAAACACTCGCGTATAAGGAAATAGACCCAATATGAAAACAATTCCACCTCCCCAAATCCCGTATTGAGTTAATTGAAACAGGATTTTTTTCACTTCCTGAATATCTCGATCTTGCTGTTTATTTAGTTGAGTTGTCAGTTGTTGAGCATTATCGGCTATCGGCAAAATAGGGTGTTTGGAATGTTCTTTGGAACGGCGTTGAAAGTAATATACTCCCCCGCTCAACACAATTATTAACAGTGCAATACCACCCGCAATTTGAGCTTGTTTGATTAAAATTACAGTTGTGCGCTCTCTGCTAGATCGTTGCAAGGCTGTTTTCAACTGTTCGGTGATTTGAATTGCCGATACAGGTGGCTCTTCTCGTCGCAATCTCGCATCTTCGGTCGTCACGGTCATCAGGTATTGACCATTAACATAAATTACTGGTAATCCATTTATTGTTTGGGTTTCAACGTTATTTTCTGGTTCAGGTAACCTTAAGTAATTTTGGTGTATTTGATTTAAATTTTGTTGGATATTTCGGGAACGCTCGGATAAATTGGTTTTTGTTGCGGCTATCTGAAATACTTGGTAGCCGTCCAAATAAATCCACCCAGAAACAATTCTGCTATCTGCATCGCTACTGATACCACTGGGAGATTGTAGAAAAGGCACAATGGGAATCGTGAGCGGAAGCTTTTGGGATCGAAACAACAGCTATAGCCATTGAACTTGCCATTGTCACCATCACACCTTTACCGAAAATACCTTTGGGTGATATCCGCCTCATTGGTGTGTGGGAGGCTTGATTAGATACCTCTAAATTTGGCATCTGCTTTGCCGCATTCCGGCTATTACCAAGGCAATGTTCGTCTAATAATGCCTGTTTCTGCTCAATAGAAGCAAAATTGGACAACAGGACTCGCTTGGCGATCGCCAAAAATTGAAAGCGCACTCAAATACCTCCTTGAACAAAATTTACCATCGGCTACTTCCAGAGTTATCCTCCAAGACTGGCTTGTGTAAATGTACCTATCTAAAGTAAAGTATTTAAAGTCAGGGAATCTTTCTAACTTTCGATAGATGACAATTTACTTCATCGGCTCTGGGTAACAGATAGATTGGCCCTGATCATATTCTTAGCAAAAATTTAGTCAAAAAAGAAAAATCAGTGATCAAGTTAACCTGAATCCTCTGCCAGGTCAAGCTAGAAAAGAGCAAGTCCTAAGTTGACAATTTCATAGACAAAACTATACTTATATTGACAAAAATCAATATATATTTTAGGAAAAAATCAACTACTTGATATATAATACGGTGATATCAAGTATTGAATTGAGACTATTGCCGACGCGAAAACCAAGCAATGATGGTGGTAGTCTTTTTCAGAAACTTAATTGGAACACAATCGCGTCTGGCTAAGGCGTGAAAGTCTACTGAGGGATAACTGCTCCCATGCTCCCGTTGAAGTAGAAAGTAAAGTCTAGTTTTGTCTAGGTTTTATATAGCAGGTTAGTGTATTGAATTAAATCCGCATTCCCCAAAAAACACAGATGAAATATTCACGCTGAACTCTTTGAGAAAGATTAAACTTGGAAAATAATCTCAGTTAGCTTTACTCAAACGAGCTTGTTTTGATCATGGTTTCCACTTTTCCCAACTCTTCTGTTGATTTATCTCGCGTTCGTCTGGAAATTCGCTCATTGCAACCGCAATTGGTAGAGTGGCGGCGGCGACTGCATCAAAAACCAGAGTTGGGGTTTAAAGAAAAACTCACGGCTGAGTTGGTTTCGAGCAAGTTGCAAGAATGGGGAATTGAGCATGAAACAGGGATAGCTCA
The window above is part of the Nodularia spumigena CCY9414 genome. Proteins encoded here:
- a CDS encoding mechanosensitive ion channel family protein; translated protein: MPFLQSPSGISSDADSRIVSGWIYLDGYQVFQIAATKTNLSERSRNIQQNLNQIHQNYLRLPEPENNVETQTINGLPVIYVNGQYLMTVTTEDARLRREEPPVSAIQITEQLKTALQRSSRERTTVILIKQAQIAGGIALLIIVLSGGVYYFQRRSKEHSKHPILPIADNAQQLTTQLNKQQDRDIQEVKKILFQLTQYGIWGGGIVFILGLFPYTRVFQLGILSAAQIPVRLGVVILGIYVATRFTYALIDRFTSTLISSGILLNSEASRRMELRVSTFSGVSKSIITGIWLGIGILLALISLGIDIVPLLAGAGLIGVALSLASQSLIKDAINGFLVIVEDQYALGDVIVVGDVGGLVENLNLRITQLRDAEGRLITIPNSEIKVVANLSSRWSRADLTIPVAYQNNIDDALHLLKQVASEMNHDPHWKRLILAPPEVLGIDNFGDRGLMIRVWIKTLPLKQWDVGREFRRRLKIAFDHAGFAIPVPQQGIWLNEGQLLHSEVNGKSE